One window of Saccharopolyspora phatthalungensis genomic DNA carries:
- a CDS encoding DUF2752 domain-containing protein: MTATRHRAMLLPAATVLVGCAAAGVVLAADPTSDAGFPLPPCPVKWLTGLDCPGCGATRMFYSLLHGDLLSALHYNAAAVVFIPFFLWTWGAWALGRWRGRRIPTWEQWRWSPLVGLVLIAVWSMIRNLPFPPFNALYV, translated from the coding sequence ATGACCGCTACGCGGCACCGTGCGATGCTGTTACCCGCCGCGACGGTGCTGGTCGGTTGCGCGGCGGCCGGTGTGGTGCTGGCCGCCGACCCGACCTCCGACGCGGGATTCCCGTTGCCGCCTTGCCCCGTCAAGTGGCTGACCGGGCTCGACTGCCCCGGCTGCGGCGCGACCCGCATGTTCTACAGCCTGCTGCACGGCGACCTGCTGTCCGCGCTGCACTACAACGCGGCAGCGGTCGTGTTCATCCCGTTCTTCCTGTGGACCTGGGGCGCCTGGGCGCTCGGCCGCTGGCGCGGTCGGCGGATCCCGACCTGGGAGCAGTGGCGCTGGTCCCCGCTGGTCGGGCTGGTCCTGATCGCCGTCTGGTCGATGATCAGGAACCTGCCGTTCCCGCCGTTCAACGCGCTCTACGTCTAG
- a CDS encoding CD225/dispanin family protein translates to MANPSDPDGVPAQQPVPAPPPQYGYAAQFGVTPVPVNNNLGWAIAGLLVCWPFGIPSLIKSLQVNSLWYQGQFDQARFAANEAKKWGKIAVIVGAILLGLYVLAFVAYFVIMIAVFGFTATSR, encoded by the coding sequence ATGGCAAACCCGTCCGATCCCGACGGCGTCCCGGCGCAGCAGCCGGTGCCGGCGCCGCCACCGCAGTACGGATATGCCGCGCAGTTCGGCGTCACCCCGGTGCCCGTGAACAACAACCTGGGCTGGGCCATCGCCGGGCTGCTGGTGTGCTGGCCCTTCGGGATTCCATCGCTGATCAAGTCGCTCCAGGTCAACTCGCTGTGGTACCAGGGCCAGTTCGACCAGGCGCGGTTTGCCGCCAATGAGGCCAAGAAGTGGGGCAAGATCGCCGTCATTGTCGGCGCGATCCTGCTGGGCCTGTACGTGCTGGCGTTCGTCGCCTACTTCGTGATCATGATCGCGGTTTTCGGTTTCACCGCCACGTCAAGATGA
- a CDS encoding CD225/dispanin family protein, with the protein MTNPYGGPPSGPQPQDPYGQQQGGYGPPSGPMPQQPYGQPSPYGQPNPYGQQPGMGGAPPNNNIGWGIGSIFLCWPFAIPSLIKATSVQNLWAQGQYQQAQAAADDAKKWGKIGIIAGASWWVLIILIYVVLIVIGIAAASS; encoded by the coding sequence GTGACGAATCCCTATGGCGGCCCACCCTCGGGGCCCCAGCCGCAGGACCCCTACGGTCAGCAGCAGGGCGGATACGGTCCGCCGTCGGGGCCTATGCCCCAGCAGCCGTATGGCCAACCGAGCCCCTACGGGCAGCCGAACCCATACGGCCAGCAGCCCGGCATGGGTGGCGCGCCGCCGAACAACAACATCGGTTGGGGCATCGGCTCGATCTTCTTATGCTGGCCGTTCGCGATTCCGTCGCTGATTAAGGCCACCTCGGTGCAGAACCTGTGGGCCCAGGGCCAGTACCAGCAGGCCCAGGCCGCCGCGGACGACGCCAAGAAGTGGGGCAAGATCGGGATCATCGCCGGCGCGAGCTGGTGGGTCCTGATCATCCTGATCTACGTGGTCCTCATCGTCATCGGTATCGCCGCGGCGAGCTCCTAA
- the era gene encoding GTPase Era, with product MTSSADVHRSGFACFVGRPNAGKSTLTNHLVGSKVAITSSKPQTTRHAIRGIVHRPDAQLIIVDTPGLHRPRTLLGRRLNDLVYETWSEVDVVGFCVPADQKVGPGDRFIAEQLKKVARRTPVLGIVTKTDLVSKEQVAQQLLDLQQLMDFADLVPVSAMDSFQVDVLADLLVGQLPEGPQLYPDGELTDEPETTLIAELIREAALEGVRDELPHSLAVTIEEMIPREGRDDLIDVHAVLYVERSSQKSIVIGRGGERLRAVGTQARKHIQALLGSKIYLDLHVKVAKDWQRDPKQLRKLGF from the coding sequence GTGACCAGCTCCGCAGATGTGCACCGCTCCGGATTCGCCTGCTTCGTCGGCCGCCCGAACGCCGGGAAGTCGACGCTGACGAACCATCTGGTCGGCTCGAAGGTGGCGATCACCTCCAGCAAGCCGCAGACCACCCGGCACGCCATCCGCGGCATCGTGCACCGCCCCGACGCGCAGTTGATCATTGTGGACACTCCGGGCCTGCACCGGCCGCGCACCCTGCTCGGGCGGCGGCTCAACGACCTGGTGTACGAGACGTGGTCCGAAGTGGACGTGGTCGGGTTCTGCGTGCCCGCCGACCAGAAGGTCGGTCCGGGGGACCGGTTCATCGCCGAGCAACTGAAGAAAGTCGCGCGCCGCACCCCGGTGCTGGGCATCGTGACCAAGACCGACCTGGTGAGCAAGGAACAGGTCGCGCAGCAACTGCTGGATCTGCAGCAGTTGATGGATTTCGCCGATCTGGTGCCGGTGTCCGCAATGGATTCGTTCCAGGTCGACGTGCTGGCCGATCTGCTGGTCGGCCAACTGCCGGAGGGGCCGCAGCTGTACCCGGACGGCGAGCTGACCGACGAGCCCGAGACGACGCTCATCGCCGAGCTGATCCGCGAGGCGGCGCTGGAAGGCGTGCGCGACGAGCTGCCGCACTCGCTGGCCGTCACCATCGAGGAGATGATCCCTCGCGAGGGTCGCGATGACCTGATCGACGTGCACGCGGTGCTCTACGTCGAGCGCTCCAGCCAGAAGTCGATCGTCATCGGCCGCGGCGGGGAACGCCTGCGCGCGGTCGGCACCCAGGCCCGCAAGCACATTCAGGCGCTGCTGGGCAGCAAAATCTACCTCGACCTGCACGTCAAGGTCGCCAAGGACTGGCAGCGCGATCCGAAACAGCTGCGCAAACTGGGGTTCTGA
- a CDS encoding cytidine deaminase, with product MAEHVEAAAPQEIDPEDAKIVTLARSSRARTGAAEGAAVRDTDGRTYAACTVALPSLHLTALQAAVAAAVASGAEGLEAAAVVTDADAVDNASVAAVHDLTRAAPILRADARGDVVGVLA from the coding sequence GTGGCTGAGCACGTCGAAGCGGCGGCCCCGCAGGAAATCGACCCGGAGGACGCCAAGATCGTCACGCTCGCGCGGTCGTCCAGGGCCCGCACCGGGGCCGCTGAGGGCGCGGCGGTGCGCGACACCGACGGCCGCACATACGCGGCGTGCACGGTCGCCCTCCCGTCCTTGCACCTGACCGCCCTCCAGGCGGCCGTGGCCGCCGCGGTCGCCAGCGGTGCCGAGGGCCTAGAAGCCGCTGCGGTCGTCACCGACGCCGACGCGGTCGACAACGCATCCGTGGCCGCGGTTCACGACCTCACCCGCGCCGCCCCGATCTTGCGCGCGGACGCGCGCGGCGATGTCGTCGGCGTTCTCGCCTGA
- a CDS encoding hemolysin family protein, whose amino-acid sequence MTDSTAFLITVVLLVLAAGVFAASEAAITVASRARAEELVRAGRSGAKQLAQLLADRPRHVNLLLLLRLACEMGATVLVTVVALRMANSEAWAVVIAGLIMLVASYVLVGVGPRTLGRQHPYSIGLKVAAPVRVLARLLNPLTRLLILIGNMITPGKGFREGPFSTEVELRELVDLAGERGVVAAGEREMIHSVFELGDTLAREVMVPRTEIIWIEQTKSARQALALCLRSGFSRIPVIGESVDDIVGVVTLKDLTRAVVDGRDEAGPAVAELMRPASFVPDTKRLDELLGEMQLSRSHLAIAVDEYGGTAGLLTIEDIIEEIVGEITDESDLEERRPIERLDDGTVRVSSRLPVEDLGELFDVELDDSDVETVGGLLAQRLGRVPLPGAETEIAGLRLRAEGGKDHRGRIRINALLVRPVNTEQAPLRGADQEGSNTRG is encoded by the coding sequence TTGACCGATTCCACCGCGTTTTTGATCACCGTGGTGCTGCTGGTGCTGGCGGCCGGGGTCTTCGCGGCATCCGAAGCCGCCATTACGGTTGCCTCCCGCGCCCGTGCCGAGGAGCTGGTTCGTGCGGGCCGCAGCGGTGCCAAGCAGCTTGCGCAGCTGCTGGCCGACCGACCGCGGCATGTCAACCTGCTGCTGTTGCTGCGGCTGGCGTGCGAGATGGGAGCGACGGTGCTGGTCACCGTGGTGGCCCTCCGGATGGCCAACTCCGAGGCATGGGCGGTGGTCATCGCCGGGCTGATCATGTTGGTCGCGTCTTACGTGCTGGTCGGCGTCGGCCCGCGCACCCTCGGCCGGCAGCACCCCTACAGCATCGGGCTCAAGGTGGCCGCGCCGGTGCGGGTGCTGGCCAGGCTGCTCAACCCGCTGACCAGGCTGCTGATCCTGATCGGGAACATGATCACCCCGGGCAAGGGCTTCCGGGAAGGGCCGTTCTCGACCGAGGTGGAGCTGCGCGAGCTGGTCGACCTCGCCGGTGAGCGCGGTGTGGTGGCCGCAGGCGAGCGCGAGATGATCCACTCGGTGTTCGAGCTCGGCGACACCCTCGCCCGCGAGGTGATGGTGCCGCGCACCGAGATCATCTGGATCGAGCAGACCAAGTCCGCCCGGCAGGCGCTTGCGCTGTGCCTGCGCTCCGGGTTCTCCCGCATCCCGGTAATCGGCGAGAGCGTCGACGACATCGTCGGCGTGGTGACCCTGAAGGACCTGACCCGCGCCGTGGTGGACGGCCGCGACGAGGCCGGCCCGGCGGTCGCGGAGCTGATGCGCCCGGCTAGCTTCGTGCCGGACACCAAGCGCCTGGACGAACTGCTCGGCGAGATGCAGCTGTCCCGCAGCCACCTGGCCATCGCCGTCGACGAGTACGGCGGCACCGCCGGACTACTGACCATCGAGGACATCATCGAGGAGATCGTCGGCGAGATCACCGACGAGTCGGACCTTGAGGAACGCCGCCCGATCGAACGGCTCGACGACGGCACCGTGCGGGTCAGCTCGCGGCTGCCGGTCGAGGACCTAGGCGAGTTGTTCGACGTGGAACTCGACGACTCCGATGTGGAGACTGTCGGCGGGCTGCTGGCGCAGCGGCTCGGCCGGGTGCCGCTGCCCGGCGCGGAGACCGAGATCGCCGGGCTGCGACTGCGCGCCGAGGGCGGCAAGGACCACCGCGGAAGGATTCGCATCAACGCGCTGCTCGTCCGCCCGGTGAACACAGAGCAAGCACCGCTGCGCGGTGCCGACCAGGAGGGAAGCAACACTCGTGGCTGA